Proteins from one Microbacterium proteolyticum genomic window:
- a CDS encoding NCS1 family nucleobase:cation symporter-1 — protein sequence MTTTPLTGPHDLVEAAGHPTGGGNMKPQYDDRLANEDLAPLKKQKWTSYNIFAFWMSDVHSVGGYVTAGSLFALGLQSWQVLVALIAGIVIVQVFANLVAKPSQKTGVPYPVINRVVFGIRGANIPAIIRGLIAIAWYGVQTFLAAESLNIVFLKFIPGSAALLDVSFAGLSALGWISYAILWTAQFLLFWNGMEVIRRFIDWAGPAVYLVMIVLAVYLVSQAGIQNISFTLSTTQLDFWASIPVMLGAVALVVSYFSGPMLNFGDFARYGKSFSAVKRGNFWGLPINFLFFSLLTVITASATVPVFGELITDPIKTVEAIDAPFAILLGGLTFVTATVGINIVANFISPAFDFSNVAPKKISWRAGGMIAAVGSTFLMPWNWYANDDAIHYSLGVLGALIGPLFGILIAGYYISARQRVKVDAMFTMDAKGPYWYRNGFNPNGVKAVIAAGIPTVAIAVFPKLFADLGLFDVSAISDYSWFIGCGLGYVLFLLFERLDPRIPTFAGEAEGISDGTVDGAAATAASEPPAMSGGIPVDATASVPTVISGSGATA from the coding sequence ATGACCACGACACCGCTCACCGGCCCCCACGATCTCGTGGAGGCCGCAGGCCACCCCACCGGCGGCGGCAACATGAAGCCGCAGTACGACGACCGGCTCGCCAACGAGGACCTCGCTCCGCTGAAGAAGCAGAAGTGGACGTCGTACAACATCTTCGCGTTCTGGATGAGCGACGTGCACTCGGTCGGCGGCTACGTCACCGCGGGTTCGCTGTTCGCCCTCGGCCTGCAGTCCTGGCAGGTGCTCGTCGCCCTGATCGCCGGCATCGTCATCGTGCAGGTCTTCGCGAACCTCGTCGCCAAGCCCAGCCAGAAGACCGGCGTCCCCTACCCGGTGATCAACCGGGTGGTGTTCGGCATCCGGGGGGCGAACATCCCCGCGATCATCCGCGGTCTCATCGCGATCGCCTGGTACGGCGTGCAGACGTTCCTCGCGGCGGAGTCGCTGAACATCGTATTCCTGAAGTTCATCCCGGGTTCCGCGGCCCTGCTCGACGTGTCGTTTGCGGGCCTGTCGGCGCTCGGCTGGATCTCGTACGCGATCCTGTGGACCGCGCAGTTCCTCCTGTTCTGGAACGGGATGGAGGTCATCCGACGCTTCATCGACTGGGCGGGCCCGGCGGTGTACCTCGTGATGATCGTGCTCGCGGTATACCTGGTGTCGCAGGCCGGCATCCAGAACATCTCCTTCACCCTGTCGACCACGCAGCTGGACTTCTGGGCCTCGATCCCCGTGATGCTCGGCGCGGTCGCCCTGGTCGTGTCGTACTTCTCCGGTCCGATGCTCAACTTCGGCGACTTCGCCCGGTACGGCAAGAGCTTCTCGGCGGTCAAGCGCGGCAACTTCTGGGGTCTGCCGATCAACTTCCTGTTCTTCTCGCTGCTCACCGTCATCACGGCATCCGCGACCGTGCCGGTGTTCGGCGAGCTGATCACCGACCCGATCAAGACGGTCGAGGCGATCGACGCGCCCTTCGCGATCCTCCTCGGCGGCCTCACGTTCGTCACCGCGACGGTCGGCATCAACATCGTCGCGAACTTCATCTCGCCCGCGTTCGACTTCTCCAACGTCGCCCCGAAGAAGATCTCGTGGCGCGCGGGCGGAATGATCGCCGCCGTCGGCTCGACCTTCCTCATGCCGTGGAACTGGTACGCCAACGACGATGCGATCCACTACTCGCTCGGCGTCCTGGGCGCGCTCATCGGACCGCTCTTCGGCATCCTGATCGCCGGGTACTACATCTCCGCCCGCCAGCGCGTGAAGGTCGACGCGATGTTCACGATGGATGCCAAAGGCCCTTACTGGTACCGCAACGGGTTCAACCCCAACGGGGTCAAGGCCGTCATCGCGGCGGGCATCCCGACGGTGGCCATCGCGGTCTTCCCGAAGCTCTTCGCCGACCTGGGTCTGTTCGACGTCTCCGCGATCAGCGACTACAGCTGGTTCATCGGCTGCGGACTCGGGTACGTCCTGTTCCTCCTGTTCGAGCGTCTCGACCCCCGCATCCCCACCTTCGCGGGTGAGGCCGAGGGCATCTCGGACGGCACCGTCGACGGGGCGGCGGCCACCGCGGCATCCGAGCCGCCGGCCATGTCGGGAGGGATCCCGGTGGATGCCACGGCCTCGGTGCCGACGGTCATCTCGGGGTCGGGCGCGACCGCGTGA
- a CDS encoding aspartate/glutamate racemase family protein, producing the protein MRILLINPNTSRAMTAKIADAARGVAGPDVLVDAVCPAVGAAAIESHVDEVAAAAAVVELVTADRDGPAPADAYVIACFGDPGLDAARELVDAPVVGIAEAAMHLAAVSGRHFGVVTTLSRTLGRARDLVSRYGMERACVSLAATGIPVLDLEDTGSDAVAIIERFAVHAASGGADVIVLGCAGMADLCAELTARVGVPVVDGVAAAVGLASGMVRMGLGPSKRDEYAAPPVRGVTGARSGREFPFGAGDAVPQTDDHAPNPQSHPSSPARVFA; encoded by the coding sequence GTGAGGATCCTGCTCATCAACCCCAACACCTCCCGGGCGATGACCGCGAAGATCGCGGACGCCGCCCGGGGGGTGGCGGGGCCCGACGTCCTCGTCGATGCGGTGTGCCCCGCGGTCGGTGCGGCCGCCATCGAGAGCCACGTCGACGAGGTCGCGGCCGCGGCCGCGGTCGTCGAACTGGTCACGGCCGACCGCGACGGTCCCGCGCCCGCCGACGCCTACGTCATCGCGTGCTTCGGCGACCCGGGACTCGACGCGGCGCGCGAGCTGGTCGACGCCCCGGTCGTCGGGATCGCCGAGGCCGCGATGCACCTGGCCGCGGTGTCGGGGCGGCACTTCGGCGTCGTCACGACCCTCAGCCGCACGCTCGGTCGGGCCCGTGACCTCGTCAGCCGGTACGGCATGGAGCGCGCGTGCGTGTCGCTGGCGGCGACGGGCATCCCGGTCCTCGATCTCGAGGACACCGGGTCGGACGCCGTCGCGATCATCGAGCGCTTCGCGGTCCACGCGGCTTCCGGGGGCGCGGACGTCATCGTGCTGGGCTGCGCGGGCATGGCGGACCTCTGCGCCGAGCTCACGGCCCGCGTGGGCGTGCCGGTCGTCGACGGGGTCGCGGCCGCGGTGGGCCTGGCATCCGGGATGGTGCGCATGGGCCTCGGCCCGAGCAAGCGCGACGAGTACGCGGCGCCTCCGGTGCGGGGCGTGACCGGTGCCCGTTCGGGGCGCGAATTTCCGTTTGGGGCGGGGGATGCCGTGCCCCAAACGGACGATCACGCCCCGAACCCGCAGTCGCACCCCTCCTCCCCAGCCCGAGTTTTCGCGTGA
- the allB gene encoding allantoinase AllB, which yields MSTRISARRTFVDGRFVPATVVIDEGRIAAVTVFDPMADRVLPDDAVLLPGLVDSHVHLDEPGRTEWEGFATGTAAAAAGGVTTVVDMPLNSSPVTTTPAALDAKRAAAVGKLAVDVAYWGGAVPENLGSLRALTDAGVVGVKCFLSPSGIDEFGHLDAAQLEACLAELAEFDGLLIVHAEDPAHLHADGALGPHYADFEASRPPMSERAAIRRVIEAARRTGARAHIVHVSDGEALDDVRAAKAEGVRLTVETCPHYLTLDAAEVPDGAAAFKCCPPIRGAANRDLLWAGVVDGTIDAIVSDHSPATVELKSNPDFGLAWGGIAGLQTGLSSVHTAARGRGIPLEDLLPLLTTGPARIAGLAGLGVIAAGAPAHLVAFAPDEEFTVDATALEYRNPVSPWHGQTLAGVVRETWLRGESVFRRGESVTLRSGRELVNTVVEA from the coding sequence ATGAGCACCAGGATCTCGGCCCGGCGCACGTTCGTGGACGGGCGCTTCGTCCCCGCGACCGTCGTGATCGATGAGGGCCGTATCGCGGCCGTGACCGTCTTCGATCCGATGGCCGACCGCGTGCTGCCCGACGACGCCGTGCTGCTGCCGGGCCTCGTCGACTCGCACGTGCACCTCGACGAGCCCGGCCGCACCGAATGGGAGGGCTTCGCCACCGGCACCGCGGCCGCCGCGGCCGGGGGAGTGACGACCGTCGTCGACATGCCGCTGAACAGCTCGCCGGTCACGACGACCCCTGCAGCTTTGGATGCCAAGCGCGCCGCCGCCGTCGGAAAGCTCGCGGTCGACGTGGCCTATTGGGGAGGAGCCGTCCCCGAGAACCTCGGCTCGCTGCGCGCGCTGACGGATGCCGGTGTGGTGGGCGTGAAGTGCTTCCTGTCGCCGAGCGGGATCGACGAGTTCGGACACCTGGATGCCGCGCAGCTCGAGGCCTGCCTCGCGGAACTCGCGGAGTTCGACGGGCTGCTGATCGTGCACGCCGAAGACCCTGCGCATCTGCACGCCGACGGCGCCCTCGGCCCGCACTACGCCGATTTCGAGGCCAGCCGCCCGCCGATGAGCGAGCGCGCGGCGATCCGTCGGGTGATCGAGGCGGCCCGCCGCACCGGAGCTCGTGCGCACATCGTGCACGTGTCCGACGGCGAGGCGCTGGACGACGTCCGTGCCGCGAAGGCCGAGGGCGTGCGCTTGACCGTCGAGACGTGCCCGCACTACCTCACGCTGGACGCCGCCGAGGTACCCGACGGAGCCGCGGCGTTCAAGTGCTGCCCGCCGATCCGCGGCGCCGCGAACCGCGACCTGCTGTGGGCAGGGGTGGTCGACGGCACCATCGACGCCATCGTCAGCGACCACTCGCCCGCGACGGTGGAGTTGAAGTCCAACCCCGACTTCGGCCTGGCCTGGGGCGGGATCGCGGGGCTCCAGACCGGACTGTCGTCGGTCCATACCGCGGCGCGGGGGCGTGGCATCCCGCTCGAAGATCTTCTGCCGCTCCTGACCACCGGACCCGCGCGCATCGCCGGACTCGCGGGCCTCGGCGTCATCGCCGCCGGCGCCCCGGCGCACCTGGTGGCGTTCGCTCCCGACGAGGAATTCACCGTGGATGCCACGGCCCTCGAGTACCGCAACCCCGTCTCGCCCTGGCACGGGCAGACGCTCGCCGGCGTCGTGCGCGAGACATGGCTGCGCGGCGAGTCGGTCTTCCGCCGCGGTGAATCGGTGACGCTCCGCTCGGGACGCGAGCTCGTGAACACGGTGGTCGAGGCGTGA
- a CDS encoding acetamidase/formamidase family protein, translated as MSAVPILQPGAGAIPGDHYVPATSRTVLWGRLPCAADAAVLEIASGETVTFDTVSHEGILDDQGKDPAAFFAAHGVPPEQVLDDAIEIAASVARDVMADGPHVVVGPVHVRGAHPGDLLKITVEALAPRVPYGVISNRHGKGALVGELPRGEHNVSVFASVSERDGVLHGTLPVVEGGEPVVAFPLAPFLGTMGVAVAGHERPHSVPPGTHGGNIDINLLVEGTTLFLPVQVEGALAYVGDPHFAQGDGEVALTALEASLRATLRFEVIPADAARAAFGHVTGPLVRTPEYLVPTGMDPDLDAAMRACVRASLSLIGGRWGMDEHLAYAYLSAATDFDISQVVDIVSGVHARIREADFAGVPAVEPVALDGDDEGGAA; from the coding sequence GTGAGCGCCGTCCCGATCCTGCAGCCCGGCGCGGGAGCGATCCCCGGCGACCACTACGTCCCGGCGACGTCCCGAACGGTGCTGTGGGGACGCCTCCCGTGCGCGGCCGATGCCGCGGTGCTCGAGATCGCGTCGGGCGAGACCGTCACGTTCGACACCGTGAGCCACGAGGGCATCCTCGACGACCAGGGCAAAGACCCGGCGGCGTTCTTCGCGGCGCACGGTGTTCCGCCCGAGCAGGTGCTGGACGACGCGATCGAGATCGCGGCATCCGTCGCCCGCGATGTGATGGCGGACGGTCCGCACGTCGTCGTCGGCCCCGTGCACGTGCGCGGTGCGCACCCGGGCGATCTGCTGAAGATCACGGTCGAGGCGCTCGCGCCGCGCGTGCCGTACGGCGTGATCTCGAACCGTCACGGCAAGGGCGCGCTCGTGGGCGAACTGCCGCGCGGAGAGCACAACGTCAGCGTGTTCGCGTCGGTCAGCGAGCGGGACGGCGTCCTGCACGGCACGCTCCCCGTCGTCGAGGGCGGCGAGCCGGTGGTGGCGTTCCCGCTCGCGCCGTTCCTCGGGACCATGGGCGTCGCGGTCGCGGGGCACGAGCGCCCGCACTCGGTTCCGCCCGGAACCCACGGCGGCAACATCGACATCAACCTGCTCGTCGAGGGGACGACGCTGTTCCTCCCGGTGCAGGTCGAGGGGGCGCTCGCGTACGTCGGCGACCCCCACTTCGCGCAGGGAGACGGCGAGGTCGCGCTCACCGCGCTCGAGGCCTCGCTCCGGGCGACGCTGCGTTTCGAGGTGATCCCCGCGGATGCCGCCCGCGCAGCGTTCGGACACGTCACCGGCCCGCTCGTCCGGACGCCCGAGTACCTCGTGCCGACCGGTATGGACCCCGACCTGGATGCCGCGATGCGCGCCTGCGTCCGGGCGTCGCTGTCGTTGATCGGGGGCCGTTGGGGCATGGACGAGCACCTCGCGTACGCGTACCTCAGCGCCGCGACCGACTTCGACATCTCGCAGGTCGTCGACATCGTGTCCGGCGTGCACGCCCGCATCCGCGAGGCGGACTTCGCCGGGGTGCCTGCGGTGGAGCCGGTCGCGCTGGACGGCGACGACGAGGGAGGCGCCGCATGA
- a CDS encoding AtzH-like domain-containing protein produces MTDATIPGDLRNAFDAYERAIVANDLDALDAFFAPGEDTLRGDGGGLLVGHDAISGFRALRGGVPPREIAEVHYRPLARGGEAVASGSPEQSTDGDIALLVSVSAFRGGGRGLQTQVWQRIDGRWLIVAAHVTPRTPALDRTIWRSVGDPFQQGAWEGPLEGLTVAVKDLFAIAGFRIGAGNPTFLEEARPEKVTAPAVADLLRAGASLRGIARTDEFAYSIAGDNVHYGTPPNGAVVGALPGGSSSGPASAVALGHADIGLATDTAGSIRVPASYQGLWGLRTTHDLVPRQGMLPLAQSFDTIGWLTRDGETLHRVADWCLSYDGSASTENVYGASGDDLPWRFLVPEEILDCVEPATREAFSRMLAALAASDDPPPFRAVHSGDLDATFTAFRTVQGAEAWRNDGEWLRAHPGAVGPAVAERFRAASQITAAEEAAARLDLESIAAHLAELVDGAVLIFPTVPGPAPLRTADVDAVRAATLRMTAPAAAAGLPAISVPLLTVAGAPVGVCLVSRAGTDIALVRLARRLAALVGSGAGR; encoded by the coding sequence ATGACGGATGCCACTATCCCGGGCGACCTGCGTAACGCGTTCGACGCGTACGAGCGGGCGATCGTCGCGAACGACCTCGACGCGCTCGACGCGTTCTTCGCGCCGGGTGAGGACACGCTGCGCGGCGACGGCGGCGGCCTCCTCGTCGGACACGACGCGATCAGCGGGTTCCGGGCGCTCCGCGGCGGCGTTCCCCCACGAGAGATCGCCGAGGTGCACTACCGTCCGCTCGCCCGCGGCGGCGAGGCCGTGGCATCCGGATCCCCGGAGCAAAGCACCGACGGCGACATCGCGCTCCTCGTCTCGGTCTCGGCGTTCCGCGGTGGCGGGCGGGGGCTGCAGACGCAGGTGTGGCAGCGGATCGACGGGCGCTGGCTCATCGTCGCGGCGCACGTGACCCCGCGCACGCCCGCCCTCGACCGAACGATCTGGCGCAGCGTCGGCGACCCGTTCCAGCAGGGCGCGTGGGAGGGTCCGCTCGAGGGCCTCACCGTCGCCGTCAAGGATCTGTTCGCGATCGCGGGGTTCCGCATCGGCGCGGGCAACCCGACGTTCCTCGAGGAGGCCCGCCCTGAGAAGGTCACCGCCCCGGCCGTCGCCGATCTGCTCCGTGCCGGAGCGTCGCTCCGCGGCATCGCCCGCACCGATGAGTTCGCGTACTCGATCGCGGGCGACAACGTGCACTACGGAACTCCGCCGAACGGTGCCGTCGTGGGCGCCCTCCCCGGCGGCTCGTCCAGCGGACCGGCATCCGCCGTCGCCCTGGGCCACGCCGACATCGGTCTCGCGACCGACACGGCCGGGTCCATCCGCGTGCCCGCGTCGTACCAGGGCCTCTGGGGCCTCCGCACGACGCACGATCTCGTGCCCCGGCAGGGGATGCTGCCGCTCGCGCAGTCGTTCGACACGATCGGCTGGCTCACCCGCGACGGCGAGACCCTCCACCGCGTCGCCGACTGGTGCCTGAGCTACGACGGCTCGGCCTCCACCGAGAACGTCTACGGCGCCTCCGGTGACGACCTCCCGTGGCGCTTCCTCGTGCCCGAGGAGATCCTCGACTGCGTCGAACCGGCGACCCGCGAAGCCTTCTCGCGGATGCTCGCCGCGCTCGCGGCATCCGACGATCCGCCTCCGTTCCGCGCCGTGCATTCCGGAGACCTGGATGCCACCTTCACCGCGTTCCGTACGGTCCAGGGTGCCGAGGCCTGGCGCAACGACGGGGAGTGGCTGCGCGCGCACCCCGGGGCGGTGGGTCCGGCGGTCGCGGAGCGCTTCCGCGCCGCGTCGCAGATCACCGCCGCCGAGGAAGCCGCCGCGCGCCTCGACCTCGAGTCGATCGCCGCGCACCTGGCCGAGCTCGTCGACGGTGCCGTGCTGATCTTCCCGACCGTTCCCGGCCCCGCGCCGCTCCGGACGGCGGACGTGGATGCCGTCCGCGCGGCGACCCTCCGCATGACCGCCCCCGCGGCGGCCGCGGGGCTCCCCGCGATCTCGGTGCCGCTGCTGACGGTCGCCGGCGCCCCCGTCGGCGTGTGCCTCGTGTCGCGCGCCGGCACCGACATCGCGCTCGTGCGTCTGGCCCGGCGCCTCGCGGCGCTGGTCGGGTCGGGGGCCGGCCGATGA
- a CDS encoding pyridoxal-phosphate-dependent aminotransferase family protein, with amino-acid sequence MTHLPGPIDPPARLLMGPGPISAYPSVLRAMGAPLVGQYDPFMTATMNETQELYRQVWGTENDATLLIDGTSRAGIEAAMVSLIRPGDRVLVPVFGRFGHLLKEIAERALAEVHTIEVPWGEVFPVSTIREAIERVKPHLVACVQGDTSTTMLQPLDEIGEICRAHGALFYTDATASLGGNPFEMDAWGLDAATAGLQKCLGGPSGSAPISLSDRAVEVVRSRARVEAGIREEGDAVASDFIRSNYFDLAMILDYWGPRRLNHHTEATTMLYGARECARVLLLEGRDAVIARHQLHGDAMLAGVEGLGLTVFGDVAHKMTNVVAVEIPEAVVGDAVRAELLNDFGIEIGTSFGPLHGRVWRIGTMGYNARKDAVLTTLAALETVLRRHGAAVSAGGGVEAAQGVYGAAG; translated from the coding sequence ATGACCCACCTCCCCGGCCCGATCGACCCGCCCGCGCGTCTGCTGATGGGCCCCGGCCCCATCTCGGCGTACCCGAGCGTGCTGCGCGCGATGGGCGCCCCGCTCGTCGGCCAGTACGACCCGTTCATGACCGCCACCATGAACGAAACGCAGGAGCTGTATCGCCAGGTCTGGGGCACCGAGAACGACGCAACCCTGCTCATCGACGGCACGAGCCGCGCCGGCATCGAGGCGGCGATGGTCTCGCTCATCCGCCCCGGCGACCGCGTGCTCGTCCCGGTCTTCGGCCGCTTCGGCCACCTCCTCAAGGAGATCGCCGAGCGCGCGCTCGCCGAGGTCCACACGATCGAGGTGCCGTGGGGAGAGGTCTTCCCGGTCTCGACGATCCGCGAGGCGATCGAGCGGGTGAAGCCGCACCTCGTCGCGTGCGTGCAGGGCGACACGTCGACCACGATGCTGCAGCCGCTCGACGAGATCGGCGAGATCTGCCGCGCCCACGGCGCTTTGTTCTACACCGACGCCACGGCTTCGCTCGGCGGCAACCCGTTCGAGATGGATGCCTGGGGCCTGGATGCCGCGACGGCGGGCCTGCAGAAGTGCCTCGGCGGACCCTCGGGATCGGCGCCGATCAGCCTGTCCGACCGTGCCGTCGAGGTCGTGCGGTCGCGGGCTCGGGTCGAGGCGGGGATCCGGGAGGAGGGGGATGCCGTGGCATCCGACTTCATCCGCTCGAATTACTTCGACCTGGCGATGATCCTGGACTACTGGGGTCCGCGGCGCCTGAACCACCACACCGAGGCGACCACGATGCTCTACGGCGCGCGGGAGTGCGCGCGCGTGCTGCTCCTCGAGGGACGGGATGCCGTGATCGCGCGGCACCAGCTGCACGGCGACGCGATGCTCGCCGGCGTCGAGGGCCTGGGGCTCACCGTCTTCGGCGACGTCGCGCACAAGATGACGAACGTCGTGGCGGTGGAGATCCCGGAGGCCGTCGTCGGCGACGCTGTGCGCGCCGAGCTGCTGAACGACTTCGGGATCGAGATCGGCACGTCGTTCGGTCCGCTGCACGGGCGCGTCTGGCGCATCGGCACGATGGGCTACAACGCCCGGAAGGACGCCGTGCTCACGACCCTCGCCGCGCTCGAGACGGTGCTGCGCCGTCACGGCGCGGCGGTCAGCGCGGGCGGCGGAGTCGAGGCCGCGCAGGGCGTGTACGGGGCGGCCGGATGA
- a CDS encoding allantoate amidohydrolase produces MKTRLQVAPERIASAARRVMGRCEELARVTATPGSIERVYLSPEHARVNRLAAEWMRELGMSTRQDAAGNQVGRLAPAGARDAPALLMGSHLDTVPDAGRFDGIVGVLMALEVVRLVRRVDDEGMASSPFPFALEVIAFSDEEGTRFGKALLGSSAVAGQWDPSWWDLTDADGSTLRQAFREFGLDPGRVGEAARRPAELVGYLEAHIEQGPELDRAGLPLAAVSSIASARRFQLVVEGEARHAGGTPYDMRRDALLGASEAALAVERICRAEHHIVGTVGQLEAFPGAVNVVPGEAVFSLDLRGEFDETRDHTWSEISAELDAIMGRRGLRWRSREVHSAPAVFCEPLLQDVVRAGIGGEAPTLFSRAGHDAMAIGAITGVGMLFLRNPDGISHHPDEAVSGADVAAGIRALAEAVLGLGAERG; encoded by the coding sequence ATGAAGACGCGACTCCAGGTCGCGCCCGAGCGCATCGCGTCGGCCGCGCGCCGCGTGATGGGCCGCTGCGAGGAACTCGCCCGCGTCACCGCGACCCCCGGCAGCATCGAGCGCGTGTACCTGTCGCCCGAGCACGCGCGCGTGAACCGGCTCGCCGCCGAGTGGATGCGCGAACTCGGCATGTCGACCCGCCAGGACGCCGCCGGCAACCAGGTCGGCCGCCTCGCCCCCGCCGGCGCCCGCGACGCCCCGGCCCTGCTGATGGGGTCGCACCTCGACACGGTCCCGGATGCCGGACGCTTCGACGGCATCGTGGGTGTGCTGATGGCGCTCGAGGTGGTGCGGCTGGTGCGTCGCGTGGACGACGAGGGCATGGCATCCAGCCCGTTCCCGTTCGCGCTCGAGGTGATCGCGTTCTCGGACGAGGAGGGCACGCGTTTCGGCAAGGCGCTTCTCGGGTCGTCGGCCGTGGCCGGGCAGTGGGATCCGTCCTGGTGGGATCTGACGGATGCCGACGGCTCGACGCTGCGGCAGGCGTTCCGCGAGTTCGGCCTCGACCCGGGCCGCGTCGGTGAGGCCGCACGCAGACCTGCGGAGCTGGTCGGGTACCTGGAGGCGCACATCGAGCAGGGTCCCGAGCTCGACCGGGCGGGGCTGCCGCTTGCGGCGGTGTCGTCGATCGCGTCGGCGCGGCGGTTCCAGCTCGTCGTCGAGGGCGAGGCCCGGCACGCCGGCGGAACACCGTACGACATGCGCCGCGACGCGCTGCTCGGGGCGAGCGAGGCGGCGCTCGCCGTGGAGCGGATCTGCCGCGCGGAGCACCACATCGTCGGCACGGTCGGACAGCTCGAGGCGTTCCCGGGGGCGGTGAACGTCGTGCCCGGCGAGGCGGTCTTCTCGCTCGACCTGCGCGGCGAGTTCGACGAGACCCGCGACCACACGTGGTCGGAGATCTCCGCGGAATTGGATGCCATCATGGGCCGCCGCGGCCTCCGCTGGCGGTCGCGCGAAGTGCACTCCGCGCCGGCGGTGTTCTGCGAGCCGTTGCTGCAGGACGTGGTGCGGGCAGGTATTGGGGGTGAGGCCCCGACCTTGTTCAGTCGCGCCGGTCACGACGCGATGGCGATCGGGGCCATCACCGGGGTGGGGATGCTGTTCCTCCGCAACCCCGACGGGATCAGTCACCACCCCGACGAGGCCGTCTCCGGCGCCGACGTCGCGGCGGGGATCCGGGCACTCGCCGAGGCGGTGCTGGGGCTGGGGGCGGAGCGGGGGTGA
- a CDS encoding helix-turn-helix domain-containing protein translates to MARSLRAEGSAVTAWFADRSLAAAPTAEGPTILIVDEGEVAALTIRRLWHTALTIEPVPAARGGSTLVLQAEGTAAFGLRGASAELQAGEALVYPDAALHHATTSHPTARIEVFSANSLLDHPVPLPGADDSPAWRALASTVNAILNGDHRLGVAAELALGHAIESLCAALIAGRPGADTDASGFRSSQATFAAATRVLTERAADPEFTVEELARTLDVSRQYLARVFARHGSTPSSALRSRRLELADALAAAGLSSTEIAQRSGFPSTRALSHARRDRDTRR, encoded by the coding sequence ATGGCGCGTAGTCTCCGGGCCGAAGGATCCGCGGTCACCGCCTGGTTCGCGGATCGCTCCCTCGCGGCCGCGCCAACTGCCGAGGGCCCGACGATCCTCATCGTCGACGAAGGAGAGGTCGCCGCCCTCACCATCCGGCGCCTGTGGCACACCGCCCTCACGATCGAGCCGGTGCCCGCCGCCCGAGGCGGTTCGACGCTCGTGCTCCAGGCCGAGGGGACGGCTGCGTTCGGGCTGAGGGGCGCGAGCGCCGAGCTTCAAGCCGGTGAAGCTCTCGTCTACCCCGACGCCGCACTGCATCATGCGACCACCAGCCACCCCACCGCCCGCATCGAAGTTTTTTCCGCGAACAGCCTCCTCGACCACCCCGTCCCGCTCCCCGGCGCCGACGACAGCCCGGCGTGGCGGGCATTGGCATCCACCGTCAACGCGATCCTGAACGGCGATCACCGCCTCGGCGTCGCCGCGGAATTGGCGCTCGGACACGCGATCGAGAGCCTGTGCGCCGCGCTCATCGCCGGACGACCCGGAGCGGATACCGATGCCTCGGGATTCCGTTCGTCGCAGGCCACTTTCGCCGCCGCGACGCGCGTGCTGACCGAGCGTGCCGCCGACCCGGAGTTCACGGTCGAGGAGCTCGCCCGCACGCTCGACGTCTCGCGGCAGTACCTCGCGCGCGTCTTCGCGCGGCACGGCAGCACGCCGAGTTCGGCCCTTCGCAGCCGTCGCCTCGAACTCGCCGATGCCCTCGCGGCCGCGGGCTTGTCGTCCACCGAGATCGCGCAGCGGTCGGGTTTCCCGTCGACCCGCGCTCTGTCGCACGCTCGCCGCGACCGCGACACCCGCCGCTGA
- a CDS encoding type II toxin-antitoxin system HicA family toxin, translating to MRAQKTRTVLKHLKRLGWIRLRGGQGSHELWGLPDGSQRASIPVGHREVSVGVLRQIERAGATLPPTWK from the coding sequence ATGAGAGCCCAGAAGACGCGGACGGTGCTGAAGCACCTCAAGCGGCTCGGATGGATCCGGCTGCGCGGCGGGCAGGGGAGTCACGAACTCTGGGGCCTCCCCGACGGATCTCAGAGAGCATCGATTCCCGTCGGGCACCGAGAGGTGTCGGTGGGTGTGTTGCGACAGATCGAAAGAGCCGGGGCCACGCTTCCCCCGACCTGGAAGTGA
- a CDS encoding antitoxin HicB — protein MSIQTFDVTVEREGRWWVFDIPRLGTGGQARSLEEVDREAQGVAAMWLDVDPAEVAVRLEVSGAEQLLAEWVAAEHDEAEARRAQARAAERRRAVVTALRANYTAPDVGRVLGISKQRVYQIEKAKAS, from the coding sequence ATGAGTATCCAGACCTTCGACGTGACTGTGGAGCGCGAAGGACGGTGGTGGGTGTTCGACATCCCCCGGCTCGGCACAGGTGGACAAGCTCGCTCGCTCGAGGAAGTCGACCGTGAGGCGCAGGGTGTCGCCGCGATGTGGCTCGACGTCGACCCCGCCGAGGTCGCCGTCCGTCTCGAAGTCAGCGGGGCGGAGCAGCTGCTCGCCGAATGGGTCGCCGCCGAGCATGACGAAGCGGAAGCGCGCCGCGCGCAGGCACGTGCAGCCGAACGTCGCCGCGCCGTCGTCACGGCCCTCCGCGCCAACTACACCGCTCCCGACGTCGGACGAGTGCTCGGAATCAGCAAGCAGCGGGTGTACCAGATCGAGAAGGCGAAGGCGTCCTAG